Genomic window (Clostridia bacterium):
TGTGGATCAGATGGAAGTTGGGATACCCGTAATGGGTGGGGAGGAAAAGAAGGCAATAAAAGCAATTGTAAAAGCCAATTTAAATGCTAGTATAATGGCGTGGAACAGAGCAGTTATCAAAGATATTCAGGAATCTATAGATTGTGGTGTGGATGCTGTTGCAATATCCATATCAACATCTGATATACATATTAAATATAAATTGCAAAAGAGCAGGGAATGGGTTCTTGACAGTATGGTGCGGGCAGTTGAGTATGCAAAAAAGAACGGTTTGTATGTTTCTGCAAATGCTGAAGATGCATCGAGAAGTGATCAAGAGTTTTTGATTCAATATGCAAAGGCTGCCAAACAGGCAGGGGCGGACAGAATAAGATTTTGCGATACAGTAGGTATATTGGATCCCTTTCAGACATATTCCAAGATTGAGAGAATAATAAAAGCTGTGGATATAGATGTAGAGATGCACACACATGATGATTTTGGTATGGCCACTGCAAATGCACTAGCAGGTGTTAAGGCAGGTGCCAGATATGTAGGGGTTACAGTAAACGGTTTGGGAGAAAGGGCGGGAAATGCTGCCCTGGAAGAAGTTGCAATGGCTTTAAAATATGTGATGAATTACGGTTTAAATATGAGTACCGATAGATTTAGAGAATTATCAGAGTATGTTTCCACTGCTTCGGGAAGAGATTTACCTGTTTGGAAAGCCATTGTAGGAAGAAATATGTTTGCTCATGAATCAGGTATCCATGCAGATGGAGCATTGAAAAACCCTAAAACATATGAAGTGTTTAAACCGGAAGAAGTAGGTTTGCAAAGACAGATAATTATAGGAAAGCATTCTGGTACAGCAGCAATAATGAATAAGTTTAATGAATATGGTATTCAACTTGACCAAAAGATCGCCAATGAAATACTTGCAAAAGTAAGGCAGGTTGCTATAGAATTAAAGAGACCATTATTTGATAAAGAGCTTATTTATATTTATGAAGAGCATATGGATAGTATGAATATGGCAAAATAACAGATAAGGAGGATTTTATGGCAAAAAATATAGTTGAAAAGATTATTGAGAAACATTTGGTAAGTGGAAAGATGCAAGCGGGAGAAGAGATAGCTATTGCTATTGATCAGACTTTGACGCAGGATTCCACCGGAACTATGGCATATTTGCAGTTTGAGGCCATGGATGTTCCTAGAGTGAAGACTAAAAAGTCTGTTGCATATATCGATCATAATACGCTGCAGACCGGATTTGAAAATGCAGATGACCATAAATATATTCAAACTGTTGCAGCAAAGCATGGGATATATTTTTCTAAACCGGGGAACGGGATCTGCCATCAAGTTAATCTTGAAAGATTTGGTAAGCCGGGGTGGACATTATTAGGTTCAGATAGTCATACGCCTACAGCAGGTGGGATAGGCATGATTGCAATAGGGGCGGGAGGCCTAGATGTGGCAGTGGCAATGGCAGGAGGACCCTATTATTTAGTTATGCCTAAAGTTTGCAATGTAATACTTAAGGGCAAATTAAGTCCCTGGGTTAGTGCTAAGGATATTATACTCGAACTGCTTCGTATTATGAGCGTGAAAGGTGGAGTAGGAAAGATTATCGAATATTCAGGGGAAGGTGTTTCCAGCCTATCTGTTCCGGAACGGGCTACTATTACCAATATGGGTGCCGAGTTAGGAGCTACCACCTCTATCTTTCCCAGCGATGAGAGAACATTAGAATTTTTAAAAGCTCAGGACAGAGCAGAAGACTGGGTTGAATTGAAGGCGGATGATGGTGCTGTATATGATGAGACTATAGAGATAGATCTGGACTCATTAGAGCCCCTTATTGCGCAGCCTCATAGTCCTGATAATGTGGTCAAGGTAAAGGATATTGAAGGAACAAAGCTTGATCAGGTTGCAATAGGCAGTTGTACCAACTCATCTTATTTAGATTTGATGAAGGTTGCAAATATATTAAAAGGTAAAACAGTGAGTCCCGATGTAAGTCTCGTTATATCTCCCGGTTCCAAACAGGTTTATAATATGTTGGCACAAAACGGAGCTTTGGCAGATATGATAGATGCAGGTGCCAGGATATTGGAATGTGCATGTGGTCCCTGCATAGGTATGGGTCAAGCTCCTCCCAGTAATGGTGTATCTGTAAGAACGTTCAATAGGAATTTTTATGGCAGGAGTGGAACCTTTAGTGCAGAAGTATACCTTGCAAGTCCTGAGGTAGCTGCTGTATCAGCTCTTACTGGATGTATAACTGACCCTAGGACATTAGGGGATCCAATCGAAATAGAAATTCCTGAAAAGTTTAAAGTCAATGATAATATGGTGATAGACCCTGTACCTCAAGGGCAAGAGGTTGAGGTTATAAGGGGACCAAACATAAAGCCATTTCCTTTAAACAAAAAATTACAAGATAGAGTGGAGGGCAGTGTTCTTCTGAAAATGGAGGATAATATCACAACAGATCATATAATGCCTTCAAATGCTAAATTATTGCCCTTTAGATCAAATATACCCCATCTGTCCGATTATTGTCTCACTCCTGTAGACGAGACATTCCCAGAGAGGGCGAAGAAATCCGGTGGAGGTTTCCTAGTTGCAGGGCATAATTATGGTCAGGGCTCAAGCAGGGAACATGCTGCTCTGGTACCTCTTTATCTTGGGATAAAAGGGGTAATTGCCAAATCCTTTGCAAGGATTCATATGGCTAATTTGATCAACTCAGGGATATTGCCTATGGTTTTTGTAGATGAAAAAGACTATGATAATATAAGTAAACAGGATACTCTTGTTATAGAAAATGCTGTACAGCAGGTAAAATCAAAGGGAGAAATTACTGTCAAAAACCTTACAAAAAACAACCAATTTAAGGTAAGGATGAACTTGTCACAAAGATTGACAGATGTTATTTTGGCAGGTGGGTTGATCAATTATATAAAAATCAACAGGTAAATCAATTATATATAGGGTAAAGTACGCTTTTTTGCTTTACCCTTGTTTTATTTAAAAATATTAAGTTCACGTATAGATTAAGGAAATATTTTATTGAAGGAGATTATATGAAAAAAAATATTTACTTTGATTTATTCAGTACTTTTTTTAAGATAGGTGCGTTCACTTTTGGCGGGGGATACGCTATGATTCCGCTTATAGAGAGAGAAGTAATAGACAATAAAAATTGGGTAGATGAAGAAGAACTATTGGATATATTGGCTTTGTCTCAATCGGTGCCTGGAGTGATAGCAGTCAATTCAGCTATATTTATAGGCTATAGGACAAAAGGTATAGCAGGGGCAGTGGCTGCCTGTATCGGGGTAATGTTGCCATCATTCATCATTATATCACTCATAGCTACTTATTTTATGCAATTTAGAGAGCATCCGGTTTTTGACCGTGCCTTTACCGGAATAAGAGCGGCTGTAGTTGCCTTGATTGTATCTGCCGTGATAAAGCTGGGCAAAGCAGGAATTAAGGATTATCAGGGCCTCATATTAGCTATAATGGCTTTTATATTAATAATATGGGTAAAGATAAATGCAATATGGGTAGTGATAGGTGGAGCGGTTGCAGGTATTTTGTTGAACAACAAACAGAGGGGAAATGCATCATGAATATCTATATAAGATTATTTTTAAGTTTTTTTAAAATAGGTGCCTTCACTTTTGGCGGAGGATATGCAATGATACCCCTTATAAGACAGGAGCTAGAGACTAATGGTTGGCTGAGCGTTCAGGAGTTTGTAGATATTATAGCTATAGCCGAGATGACTCCCGGACCATTTGCCGTCAATTCAGCTACTTTTGTAGGTATCAAGATGTCAGGGTTAGGCGCTGCAGCAGTTGCTACTATTGCCGTTGCACTCCCATCTTTTATAACAATAATTATTGTATCTAAATTTTTCTTTCAGTTTCAAGAGCATTGGCTGGTAAAAGGAATGCTGTATGGAATAAGGCCGGTGGTAGCGGGGTTGATTGCTACCGCAGCTGTACTTATCGGACAGAGCGCTCTATTAAAAACAGGTACTGTCATAAATGTTATAGACCTTAAAAGTATGTTAAATTCAATAGATTTTAAGGCTGTTATCATATTATTAGGTTCGTTGATAGCAACAGTCAAATTCAAGGTGCATCCTATATTGATCATCGTATTAGCAGGTGCTGTGGGTGTATTTATATATTAGTGCACAAGGGGACGGTCCTTCTGTGTCGTATATGAACTCCCATACGCTCAGGTAGGGAAAGCTTAACTGACATTTCCTGCATTACGTTTGCCAAGTTTTTTAGCCAAATATTTATAAGCGGTTCATTTTAAGTATTTATATATAATAAAGTGCGGTAGATTGCGGAGCACGGGAGGTATCATAATTATTTTCGATAGTGATATTTATTAGAAATTGGAAAGTAGTAGAATAAAGGAGGAAATTTGATTTGATAAGAAAATTGATCGAATCAGACCTGCATGATAGACAATCATTGAGGGGTGTAGTTTTTGAGCATATCAGGGATATGATTTTGGAGGGGAAATATGATGCAGGGGATACTTTGGTAGAGAGCAGACTAGCAAAAGAATTAGGGGTGAGCAGGACTCCTGTAAGAGAAGCTTTCCGACAATTGGAGCTGGAAGGTTTGGTAACCTGTGTACCAAACAAATATGTAATTGTTGAGGGGGTATCCCAACAAGATATAGAAGACATATTTACCCTTAGAAGCATGGTGGAGGGGCTTGCTGCCAGATGGGCGGTAGAGAGGATTACACCGGATGAAATGAAACGGTTGGCGGAAACTATAGAGCTTATGGATTATTATACTAATAAGAATGATTTAGAACAGGTTGCTAAGTTGGATAGCAGGTTTCACAACATCATATACGAGGCAAGTAAGAGTAAAATATTAAGGACTACCCTTACTACTTTGCATCATTTTATACAGAGAGCCAGGTTGGGTTCACTTAAGTTTCATGGGAGAGCTAAAGAGACTTTAAAAGAGCATAAAGCTATAATGAAGGCATTTGAAGATAAAGATGCTGAAGTTGCAGAGGAACTGTTAACTAGACATGTCAGTAATGCTAAGACTAATTTTTTAGAATTAACTAATAAAATATAAGGAGTCCATCTCATAGAACTATGAGATTAACTCCTCCCATTGGGTGTATAGGTTGTTTAATTCCGCTTTATAGTTGTTGTATTTTATGTTTATTTCTTTAGACTTATCCGGATCAGAATAATACGACGGATCACACATCTTGTGTTCAAATTCTTTGATTTGGTTTTCTCTCTGTTGAATTTTTTCTTCAATCTTTTCTAATTTTTGTGATTTTATATCACATTGTTTTATACTTTGCTTTTTATCCGTTACAGGCTTTGGTGGAGGACTGTTATCAATACTAGTTGATAATAGTTCATTTTTTTTACGCCTATAGTAAGTGTAATTACCATTGTAATCTTTTATCTTTCCATCTTCTAGCTCTAATATCCTAGTGGCTATTTTATCTAAAAAGTATCTGTCATGAGATATCACAATCATTGTACCTTTATATTCTATTAAGGCCTGTTCCAGCACCTCTTTTGATTGTATGTCCAAGTGGTTTGTGGGTTCATCCAACAGGAATAAGTTTGCCCCTGACAAAACGGTTTTGAGCAGTGCGACTCTAGCTCTTTCACCGCCGCTTAAAGTTGAGACTGTCTTAAATACATCATCTTCTTTAAATAGAAAAGCTGCGAGCATGTTGCGTATGTCAGTTTCCTTCATATGCGGATAACAATCCCATATATTATCGATGATTGTTTTGGTAGCATCTAGTGTCTTTTGTTCCTGATCATAATAGCCTATTTCCACATTGTGTCCAATTGTGTACTCTCCTGAAGAAGGAGGATATTTTCCTAAGATGATATTGAATAAGGTAGTTTTGCCTGTGCCATTTTTACCTATAAATCCTATTCTTTCACCTCTGTATATATCAAGATTAACAGAATTAAATAGTTCCAATTCGCCAAAGGATTTTGATAACCCCTTGATGGACAGAATTTTTTTTCCGCTTTGTTTCTTTACAGGGATTGAAAATCTCATTTTTTCTTGAAGTATTACAGGCTTATCCATTATATCCATCTTTTCAACGGCTTTTTCTCTACTTCTTGCAGCCTTTATGCTGCGCTGGGTATTTATAGATCTATATCTTTGTATAATTCTTTCTTGTCTTTTGAGTTCCAGCTGATTTTCTTTATATTGTTTTATTCTCTGTTGATCTAATATTTCTTTTTGATTTAGATATTCAGTGTAGTTCCCCTTATATTTAGTAATTTTTGCATTCTCGATTTGGTAAATAGTATCTACTAATGAATCTAGGAAATATCTATCATGAGAAATAATGATGATACTGCCTTTATAGCCAGATAAAAATGATTCTAACCACTCGGTAGCCTCTATATCTAAATGGTTGGTGGGCTCATCTAACAATAGCAGGTCAGGTTTTTCCAGCAATATTTTTGCTAACGATACCCTACTTTTTTGTCCTCCGCTCAGGGATGAAATTTTTTTGCTGTAATCCTCATCGTTAAAACCAAGCCCATTTAACACTCCTTTTATCTGACTTTGATATGCATAGCCTCCAGAAGAATCGAATTCCTCCTGTAGTTCAGCATATCTTTTAAGCAATTGAGTATTATTTGGGTCTTTGCTTATCTTTAATTCAAGTTCCCGAATTGATTTTTCCATATCTATAAAATAATTGAATATTTCTAGCATTTCGTTAAAAAGAGTGTTATCCGAATCCAGTTCTGACCTTTGAGGGAGATATGATATCTTGTATTTATTTGCTTTATTTACGTTTCCTTTATCAGGATATATATCGCCGTTTATGATTTTAAGGAGAGTGGATTTTCCACATCCGTTTACGCCTACAATTCCTATTTTTTCGTTCAGGTCAATGGTTAAGTCTATATTCTCCAGTATCTTTTTATCTACAAATGTTTTTGACACATTACTTAAAGAAACTATTGCCATTAAAATCCTCCTAGATGTAAATGTGTAACAAGTAAAAATAATCTATGGTTTTTTATATCTATAATGTAATTTTAACAAAAATAAGCGATAAAATAAAGAAGTTGAGCAATGCTATATTTTTTCAGATAAAAGTATAGTTTTTTAAAGCTTAACTCTATGTTGTATTAATACAAAAAGAATGATATAATTTAGTTGATTGTTAATAAATTAACAATATGAATATTTACGAGGGGGGACGTATATGAAAGAAAACTCTAATAAGGTTCCAGAAGCTGTCATAAGACGTTTGCCTAGATATTATAGATATTTATCAGAGCTTTTTATCAATGGTATAGATAGAATATCTTCAAAAGAGCTCAGTATTAGAATGGGGATAACTGCCTCTCAAATAAGGCAGGATTTGAACAATTTTGGAGGATTTGGTCAGCAGGGATATGGATATAATGTTAAGGAATTACATCAGGCTATAGAGAGAATAATTGGTTTGAATAAACAGAACAATATGATAATTATAGGTGCAGGTAATGTAGGACAGGCTATAGCAAATTATACTAATTTCGAAGCAAAAGGTTTTAAGTTAAAAGCATTGTTTGATACCAACCCTAAATTGATAGGTCTTATGATAAGGGGCATTGAGATACTAGATATAGATAAACTAACACAAGAATTTGTAAAGCAGAACAGTATAAATGTAGCGGTGCTATGTGTACCCAAAAACAACGCACAGACCGTTGCCAATAAAGCTATGGAGTGCAATGTAAAAGCATTGTGGAATTTTGCACCAGTTGACATAAAAGTTTATGACGATGTTGTTATTGAGAATGTACATTTAAGTGATAGTCTTTATACTCTTTGTTACAAGATGAATAGCAGTAAATAGCATCCAATAGATTTCCCGGGAAATTTGTTTGATGTCTATACAACAGCCCGGGGGAAAGTCGCACTGTGTCGTATATATATAAGGCATCATGTACTTCCGGTATAGCTGTTTTTATTGAGATAGTAATCTATACGAGGTCCTGTTCGATATTTAAATCTAGGGCGCATATAATACCTGTAGTTGCGACTAATGTGCCCTGCAGCTTACATATAATAGTGCGGCAGATTGCGGAGCATGGAAGGTATTATATGTGCCTGGTACAGCCGTATTTATAGGCATTATAGATAAGGATATTCTTGCAATCAATATTTGGGGGCAACTAAACGATGGTGAGCTAATAGTTGATATAAACTTGACATTTTATTATAATAGATAGGTATTGAGTATGATATTTGATATATAGGAGTGTTTATAATGTCGGAAGTAAGAGTCAGATTTGCGCCTAGTCCTACCGGAAATTTGCATATAGGCGGAGCTAGGACCGCACTTTTTAATTGGTTGTTTGCTAGAAACAGGAATGGTAAATTTATACTGAGGATCGAAGATACTGATATAAAAAGATCCACCATTGAATCAGCGGATGGTATAATTGAAGGCCTTAAATGGCTTGGTATCGACTGGGATGAAGGACCTTATTTCCAATCGGAGAGACAAAAATTATATAAAGATGAATTGCACAGGCTTATAGAAAAAGGATATGCTTATTATTGTTATTGTACCCCTGAAGAACTTGCCCATGAGAGAGAAGAGGCTGCAAAACTAAAAAAGCCTTATAGGTATAGTGGCAAATGCAGAAATCTCAGTGAGCAGCAGATAAAGGAGTATAAAGACCAGGGAAGGAAGCCTGTATTAAGGTTAAAGGTTCCTATGGAAGGTCAGGTGGTAGTTAACGATCTTATCAGAGGTAAGGTTGCGTTTAGAAATGATATATTAGATGATTTTATTATAATGAAATCAAATGGTACACCTGCTTATAATTTTGCTTGTGTAGTAGATGATAACAGTATGGGTATTAATTATGTGATCAGAGCTGAAGAGCATCTTTCTAATACTCCCAAACAATTGCTTTTGTATGAATACTTGGGATACGATATTCCACAGTTTGCCCATGTTCCCATGATATTAGCACCTGATAGGAGTAAATTAAGCAAGAGACATGGCGCTACATCTGTTCAGGAATTCAGGGATCAAGGGTATCTGCCAGAGGCTATAGTTAACTATTTGACCTTGTTAGGTTGGTCAGATGTTGATGGCAGAGAGAAAATATCATTGGATGAGACGGCAAAAGTTTTCGCACTGGACAGAGTATCTAAAAACGCAGCTGTATATGATGTAAAAAAAATGACGTGGATGAATGGCCTATATATGAGCCAGCTACCTATAAATAGGATAGAAGTGTTAGTACAGCCATTCTTGAAAAAGCAGGGAATAAATGTGGATACAGAAAATGATGAAGCACATAAAAGACTGTTATCTATATTAGATGCAGTGAGGAGTCGTGTGAGAACTTTGGAAGAGCTGGCAGAAGGATGTTTATATTTTTATAAAGATTTCGATCAATATGACCAAAAGGGTGTTAGAAAGTATTTTAAAAAGCAAGGTGTTGTAGAGCTGTTGAAAAAGGGTAAGGCTGTGTTGCAAGATGTAGAACCATTTGATTTGGAAAATACAGAAAAAGCATATAGGAAGTTGATTGATGAGCTGCAAATAAAGGGAGCAGCCATAATACACCCTACAAGGCTTGCACTTTCTGGTAGGACTGTAGGCCCTGGTTTGTTTGATATAATAGCTTTGCTGGGCAAAGAGAAATGTATAGAGAGAATGGATAGAGCAATAGAGTGGATAGAAAAAAATTTAGATTAACTCAAATTTTCATATTGAAACATTTTATATTATATGTTAAAATAGATTTCGTTGATTGTTCCGGGATTGTGTAATGGTAGCACATATGACTCTGGATCATATTGTCTAGGTTCGAATCCTAGTCCCGGAGCCAATTTTTTTGTGGCCCTTTAGTCTAGCGGTTAGGACGCCGCCCTCTCACGGCGGTATCAGGGGTTCGAATCCCCTAAGGGCTACCACATATAAAAATGCAGCTGATGGCTGCATTTTTTGTTTTATAAATCCCATCCAGATTGATATTTCAGTTCAAACCTCAAGTAATACTATCAGTTATTTTATCAACTTGATTTGTAGCAAGAATGGAATTATAATATAGTAGTATGTACAGACAGAGTGATCGGCATATGCTTAAACAGGGGGAAAAACTCGTGAAAAGCTTATTGTTTGACATGGAAAGATTAAAAAATCATTTCTATTATGATTGGTGGAAATACATTGTTGGTATTATTGCAACTTTTATAATATGGAGTTTTATAGCAACTGTAACTAGACCACAAGTTCCACCCGAAAAAAAATTAGATGTATATTTGGTAGGTAGTATTACATATCAAGATGAATTGGAAGAATTAAGTGAAAAGATGTTAGAGGATTTTCCGGATTTGGAAGAAATAAATTTCCTGCCTATACAGTACAAAGGTGAAGAAGATATTTATGGTAGGCAGAAAATATTTGTATTGTTAGGTGCAAGGAGTGGTGACTTATTTGCATTTTCAGAGCAGGATTATAAAGAAATTGCAGGTCAGGGGGCGTTTGTAAATCTTGATCCTTTTATAGATAGGGGTGTGATTGAGGATAATACGGACTATCAAAGATATAGATTATATGCGGATCAAGAGTCGGAAAAACATCTATATGGCATACCTTTAGAAGACATAACTATATTCGATAATACAAGCTATAGCTATAAGGACAAAGTTATCTCTGTTGTTGGATATAGTCAAAATAAAGATAATGCTATTAAATTTCTTAAATGGCTTATAGAAAAAGGTAAATAAATTCTTTTTATGATTGAGGTTTATTATGTAAATTAAATTGATATTTTGTGGAGGTCTAGATAAATGAAGATAGGCATTCCGAGAGCATTGTTATACTATTATTATTTTCCTTTATGGAAGACATTGTTTGAAGAGCTAGGAGCACAGGTAGTTGTTTCTGACATAAGTTCAAGGGAAATTATTGACGAAGGGGTTAAGGAAGCAGTACCTGAAATATGTGTACCCATCAAGATATATATAGGGCATATACTTAACTTATTGTCGAAAGATGTTGATTATGTGTTTGTTCCCAGGTTCACCAGCATACGCAAGGGAGAATTTTTTTGTCCCAAATTTATGGGGTTGCCTGATATGATAAAGCATTCTCTACCTCAAGTTGAAGACAAGCTGATAGAACCGCATATAAATTCGGTTACTGACAATATTGGTACTTATGATAACTTTAAATTTTTAGAAGATCTATTAGACGTGTCCCCTCAAGAGCTGAAGTCTGCTCTAAAAAAATCAGAGCATATATGGGAAATTTTTAGAGGATATAGCAAGCAGAGTTATGATATTTTAAGTGCTATGGAACTTGCCCTTGGTTCTAAAAAGGAGTTCACTAAGATGAACTCAGAGAAGAATCCAGTGAACATAGGTCTTATTGGGTATGTTTATGACGTTTATGATAATATTGTCAGCATGGATGTATTGAATAAGATCAAAGGAATGGGTGCCAATATAACTACATTTGAGATGCTAGATGAGGATGTTATACGAAAGCAGATTACTCCTATGAAAAAGAGATTGTTTTGGACCTTTTCCAACAAATTGTTGGGTGCAGCTTATCATTTTTATGAAAATGATGAGTATGATGGCATAATCCAAGTTACGGCTTTTGGTTGTGGTCCAGACTCTCTTATTGGAAAGATGTTGGAACTTGATTCAGATGAATTTGGTAAGCCGTTTATGACTATAAGAGTCGATGAGCATGGCGGGGAGAGTCACATGCTCACAAGGGCAGAGGCCTTTGTAGACATGATTAAACGAAAAAAAACTAAAAAGTTGAAGGGAGCATAAAATAGATGAAGGTCACCTTCCCTTATATGGGGCCTGTTATTGGCTACAAAAAAATGTTTGAGCTTCTTGGACATGATGTAGTTATGCCTCCAAAGCCTTCTCAAGAAACTATAGATTTGGGTGTTAAGCACAGTCCTGAGTTTGCATGTTTTCCGCTAAAAGTCCTTATGGGGTCATATATTCAGTCAATAGAGGCAGGAGCTGATACTATATTCAGTTCGGGAGGCCATGGACCCTGTAGAGCAGGATTCTATGGGGAGCTGCATAGCAAGATAATCAAAAGTTTGGGTTATGATACCCAGGTAATAATCTTCGATGAAGTAACCAGGGATTATAAAGATTTTATATCTAAAGTAAAATTGGTCAAAGGTAAAAATTCCTGGTTGAAAATGTTCAAGATAGTTTTGACCTGTTATCGCATGATACAATATATGGATATATTGGAAAAGAGGATATGCAGGACAAGGGCATACGAGGTCAAAAGAGGAAGTTGTACAAGAGTATGGGAAGAAATACTTGAGATGTTTGATAATTGCTATGCTATGAAAGATGTCAAGCAGGTAAAGAAGAAAGCAGATGAGATGATAGATTCGATAGAAACTTATCAAGTGCCTGAAGAACAAAAGATTAGGATTGGTGTTGTAGGCGAGATATATGTAGTAATGGAGCCAACCATCAATGATTATATCGAAGAAAAATTGGGATATTTAGGTGCTGAAGTGGAAAGATCACAATATCTTTCTGAATGGATAGAATTCAACCTGATTCCTAAATGGTTGAACAAATCCCATGAAAAGGAAGTATTAAAAAAAGGCGAAGAATATATTGAAATAATAATAGGCGGTCATGCCAAACAAAATGTAGGACACATTGTAGATTTTAGTGACAGGGGTTTTGATGGCATTATTCATGTTATGCCCTTTGCCTGTCTTCCTGAACTTGTATCACAAAGCATCATACCTAAAATAAGCAAAGAACACGATATACCTGTTCTTACCTTGTCGTTGGATGAACAAAGAGGGACGGCAAATGTTCAAACAAGATTAGAAGCATTTATAGATCTTGTAAAAAATAAAAAAATAAAAAAGCTTGCATGAGATGAGGAGTGGGGTCACATGAAAAAGGTTTTTTTAGGAATAGATGTTGGGTCGGTAAGCATCAATGTGGTAGGCATAGATTCTGATTATCAATTGGTTTTTAATGAATATATAAGGACCAGTGGACAGCCTTTAGAGGCTGTAAAAGAAGGATTGAGGCAGATGGGAAACTCATTTGCTGATGAGCAGATAATGGGGGTAGGTACTACCGGGAGTGGAAGACAGTTGGTAGGGGTTATGGTAGGTGCTGATATAGTGAAGAATGAGATAACCGCCCATGCTACAGCTACCACCCATTTTATCCCCAGTGTAAAGACTATATTTGAAATCGGGGGACAAGATTCAAAGATCATTATACTCAAAGATGGTATGGTTGTTGATTTTGCTATGAACACAGTATGTGCTGCTGGTACCGGTTCATTTTTGGATCATCAAGCTCAAAGACTGGGTATACCTATAGAAGATTTTGGCGCTAT
Coding sequences:
- the nifV gene encoding homocitrate synthase gives rise to the protein MAAAYGMEKDKVHIVDTTLRDGEQTAGVVFANSEKIRIAKLLDEVGVDQMEVGIPVMGGEEKKAIKAIVKANLNASIMAWNRAVIKDIQESIDCGVDAVAISISTSDIHIKYKLQKSREWVLDSMVRAVEYAKKNGLYVSANAEDASRSDQEFLIQYAKAAKQAGADRIRFCDTVGILDPFQTYSKIERIIKAVDIDVEMHTHDDFGMATANALAGVKAGARYVGVTVNGLGERAGNAALEEVAMALKYVMNYGLNMSTDRFRELSEYVSTASGRDLPVWKAIVGRNMFAHESGIHADGALKNPKTYEVFKPEEVGLQRQIIIGKHSGTAAIMNKFNEYGIQLDQKIANEILAKVRQVAIELKRPLFDKELIYIYEEHMDSMNMAK
- a CDS encoding aconitate hydratase, which translates into the protein MAKNIVEKIIEKHLVSGKMQAGEEIAIAIDQTLTQDSTGTMAYLQFEAMDVPRVKTKKSVAYIDHNTLQTGFENADDHKYIQTVAAKHGIYFSKPGNGICHQVNLERFGKPGWTLLGSDSHTPTAGGIGMIAIGAGGLDVAVAMAGGPYYLVMPKVCNVILKGKLSPWVSAKDIILELLRIMSVKGGVGKIIEYSGEGVSSLSVPERATITNMGAELGATTSIFPSDERTLEFLKAQDRAEDWVELKADDGAVYDETIEIDLDSLEPLIAQPHSPDNVVKVKDIEGTKLDQVAIGSCTNSSYLDLMKVANILKGKTVSPDVSLVISPGSKQVYNMLAQNGALADMIDAGARILECACGPCIGMGQAPPSNGVSVRTFNRNFYGRSGTFSAEVYLASPEVAAVSALTGCITDPRTLGDPIEIEIPEKFKVNDNMVIDPVPQGQEVEVIRGPNIKPFPLNKKLQDRVEGSVLLKMEDNITTDHIMPSNAKLLPFRSNIPHLSDYCLTPVDETFPERAKKSGGGFLVAGHNYGQGSSREHAALVPLYLGIKGVIAKSFARIHMANLINSGILPMVFVDEKDYDNISKQDTLVIENAVQQVKSKGEITVKNLTKNNQFKVRMNLSQRLTDVILAGGLINYIKINR
- a CDS encoding chromate transporter is translated as MKKNIYFDLFSTFFKIGAFTFGGGYAMIPLIEREVIDNKNWVDEEELLDILALSQSVPGVIAVNSAIFIGYRTKGIAGAVAACIGVMLPSFIIISLIATYFMQFREHPVFDRAFTGIRAAVVALIVSAVIKLGKAGIKDYQGLILAIMAFILIIWVKINAIWVVIGGAVAGILLNNKQRGNAS
- a CDS encoding chromate transporter; amino-acid sequence: MNIYIRLFLSFFKIGAFTFGGGYAMIPLIRQELETNGWLSVQEFVDIIAIAEMTPGPFAVNSATFVGIKMSGLGAAAVATIAVALPSFITIIIVSKFFFQFQEHWLVKGMLYGIRPVVAGLIATAAVLIGQSALLKTGTVINVIDLKSMLNSIDFKAVIILLGSLIATVKFKVHPILIIVLAGAVGVFIY
- a CDS encoding GntR family transcriptional regulator — protein: MIRKLIESDLHDRQSLRGVVFEHIRDMILEGKYDAGDTLVESRLAKELGVSRTPVREAFRQLELEGLVTCVPNKYVIVEGVSQQDIEDIFTLRSMVEGLAARWAVERITPDEMKRLAETIELMDYYTNKNDLEQVAKLDSRFHNIIYEASKSKILRTTLTTLHHFIQRARLGSLKFHGRAKETLKEHKAIMKAFEDKDAEVAEELLTRHVSNAKTNFLELTNKI
- a CDS encoding ABC-F family ATP-binding cassette domain-containing protein encodes the protein MAIVSLSNVSKTFVDKKILENIDLTIDLNEKIGIVGVNGCGKSTLLKIINGDIYPDKGNVNKANKYKISYLPQRSELDSDNTLFNEMLEIFNYFIDMEKSIRELELKISKDPNNTQLLKRYAELQEEFDSSGGYAYQSQIKGVLNGLGFNDEDYSKKISSLSGGQKSRVSLAKILLEKPDLLLLDEPTNHLDIEATEWLESFLSGYKGSIIIISHDRYFLDSLVDTIYQIENAKITKYKGNYTEYLNQKEILDQQRIKQYKENQLELKRQERIIQRYRSINTQRSIKAARSREKAVEKMDIMDKPVILQEKMRFSIPVKKQSGKKILSIKGLSKSFGELELFNSVNLDIYRGERIGFIGKNGTGKTTLFNIILGKYPPSSGEYTIGHNVEIGYYDQEQKTLDATKTIIDNIWDCYPHMKETDIRNMLAAFLFKEDDVFKTVSTLSGGERARVALLKTVLSGANLFLLDEPTNHLDIQSKEVLEQALIEYKGTMIVISHDRYFLDKIATRILELEDGKIKDYNGNYTYYRRKKNELLSTSIDNSPPPKPVTDKKQSIKQCDIKSQKLEKIEEKIQQRENQIKEFEHKMCDPSYYSDPDKSKEINIKYNNYKAELNNLYTQWEELIS